The Sulfuriferula nivalis genome contains the following window.
CAATGTTTTGTCTTTGGCTACGTCGCCGGACTTCAGGTGGGTGAAGTGGTTGGTAAAGCCAGTCCACCCATCGACCTCCATCAGCAGCTCGGTAATCTTGATGTGGGGCAGCAGTGCCGCCGACTGGTCTATCAGGGCTTGTGCCTCATCGGGTACTACCGCGTCCAGTGGCGTGATCTTCAAACCCGTGGCTGTGGTGATGATGGCGTCCGGCAACTCGTTGGCTAGCGCCATCAAGTTGGCCTTGGCAAGCTGGGATTCCAGCAGCGTCAACCGCTCATGGAGGTACTGGTCACAGTCAGTTGGCACGGCCAGCGGCAATTCGTCGGCCAGTTGCATTGTGGTGAACTTCTCGACAGGGACAAGGTACTCATTGAAGTTCTTGAATTGGCGAGAACCTTGCACCCACACATCACCTGAACGCAGCTTGTTCTTCAGTTCCGACAAGGCGCATAGCTCATAGAAACGGCGGTCGAAACCATTGCTGGTTTTGACTAACCGTGCCCAGCGGGGCGTGATGAATTTGCTGGGCGCGTCCGCTGGCACTTGTTTAGCGTTGCTGGAGTTCATCAAGCGCAGTGCCTCGATAGCTTCCAGTACATCTTTGGCTGCTGGCGCGGCACGCAGTTTCAGCACATTCAGAAATTCAGGCGCATAGCGGCGCAAAGTCGCATATCCATCACCCATGCGGTGCAGGAAATCAAAGCTCTCGGGCTGGGCCAGCACTTGTGCCTCGCTGACGCTCTCGGCGAAGTCTTCCCAAGGAAGCACCGATTCAATGGCTGCGAATGGGTCAGCGCCTGTTTTCTTGGCTTCAATCAGCGCCAAGCCGATACGGCTGTAGAGGCACACCTTGTCATTGATGGCTTTGCCGGAGGCCTGAAACTGCTGCTGGTGCTTGTTTTTGGCTGCGTTGAACAGCTTGCCGATGATGCGGTCGTGCAGGTCGATTATTTCGTCGATGACCGTAGCCATGCCCTCAATGGCCAGCGCTACCAAGGTGGCATAGCGCCGCTGCGGCTCGAACTTGGCCAAGTCAAAGGCCCGCATTTGCCCACCCTCTCGGGCGATTTTGAGAAGACGGTTTTGATGTACCACGTGTTCAACACTGGCTGGCAGATCAAGTGCTTGCCATGATTTCAGGCGCTCAATATGCTCCAGCATGTGGCGCGAGTTTGGCTTCTTGGGTGATAGGCGCAGCCAGGCCAGCTTGGTTGTCTTGCTCCCCTCCTTGTGCAACAGTAGCTCATCCAGTCGCTGGCGGTGGGCGCGGGTCAGCTGATCTGACAGTGCCGCATAAATGCATTTGTTGGCACGGGTGATGGCTTCGGCACAAATACGCTCAATGACGTCAACGGTGGGCAACAACACCCCCTTGCTACGCAGCGACTCGGCCAGAACACTGGCCAGTACGATGCCCTTGTCAATCTGCAAGGCAAGCTCACCCAGGCTGTGCACTGCGGCCCGATAGTGGCTCAACGTGGTGAACGACTGAAATTCATAAGCGGCTTGGAGTTCCAAAAGATGTTCGCGCCGCGTTTCGGCACGCTGGTGCCCGTAGTCGTTCCAAGCCTCGCGGGGAACCTTCAACTCATTCGCCACCATGTTCAGTAAGTGGGCGGAAGGTTCGGCATCAACGCCCAGCAAGATGCCAGGGTAGCGCATGTAACAAAGCTGAACTGCAAAGCCCAACCGGTTCTGAGCACCGCGATGCTGGCGAATGAGTGCCAAGTCGACCTCGCTGAAGGTATACAGACGGATCAACTCATCCCCGGCTGTCGGGATGGCCAGAAGGCTTTCGCGCTCATTTGCAGACAAGATCGAACGGCGGGGCATGCTGTTTCCTTCTTCTTAAAAATGTAGGTTTTTGATAAGCCTCGCCTAGTCGCCGATGCGGCACGCAAAATCAAGGCACTTCCATTCTCACAAATAGTTCTTGATATGTTATTCTCAGTCAACTACCATTACAACGAGTTTTGATAAGGAGAGATGCTATGCAAGCCGTGACGACTGCCCCGCCCATACCCACGGGCAAGATCAAGAGCTTTGGTGCGTTCGGGCCAAAGTACGAAGTTGGCAAGCCACTTCGCCAGTTGGATGATGGTGACTGGATGGTCGAGGTCAAGATGGTCGAGACAGGCGAGTCCGCCGAATATCGGTTGACACATGTTTACGATGATCCAGAGGCTCGCTAATGTACGCAGTTTCCTTTGATCTGACGGTGGCCGACGCCGAGATGAACCACCCAAAAGGGGTTTCACAGGCATACACCGAGATCGGTGCCATCTTGGGTGAACATGGTTTTCGCCGAGTTCAAGGTAGCTTGTATGTGACAGACAACGAGGACATGGCCAATCTCTTCCTTGCCTTCCAAACGTTGCGTGCTCGTCCTTGGTTTCCGAAGTCCGTACGAGATATCCGAGCCTTCCGCATTGAGCAATGGTCAGATTTTACCGCCGTGGTTAAAGGAGTCTGAGCAATGAGCCAATCCACCGCACATAAATTTCACATTACAAAATCATGTTGATCGGGTATGCACGCGTTTCGACACAAGACCAAAACCTTGACCTTCAGATCGACGCTTTAACCAAAGCGGGCTGTACAAAACTGTTTGACGACAAAATCAGCGGCAGTAGTAGAGAACGGCTAGGGCTTACGAAGGCTCTGGATATGCTGCGCGAAGGCGATACCCTCGTGGTGTGGAAGCTTGATCGTTTAGGGCGTAGCGTAAAAAACCTGGTCGATTTGGTCAGTGATTTGCACAAGCAAGGTGTCCAGTTCAAAAGCCTGACTGACGCCATTGACACTGGCACCCCGTCAGGCCGCTTCTTCTTTCACGTCATGGCCAGCCTAGCCGAAATGG
Protein-coding sequences here:
- a CDS encoding Tn3 family transposase, translating into MPRRSILSANERESLLAIPTAGDELIRLYTFSEVDLALIRQHRGAQNRLGFAVQLCYMRYPGILLGVDAEPSAHLLNMVANELKVPREAWNDYGHQRAETRREHLLELQAAYEFQSFTTLSHYRAAVHSLGELALQIDKGIVLASVLAESLRSKGVLLPTVDVIERICAEAITRANKCIYAALSDQLTRAHRQRLDELLLHKEGSKTTKLAWLRLSPKKPNSRHMLEHIERLKSWQALDLPASVEHVVHQNRLLKIAREGGQMRAFDLAKFEPQRRYATLVALAIEGMATVIDEIIDLHDRIIGKLFNAAKNKHQQQFQASGKAINDKVCLYSRIGLALIEAKKTGADPFAAIESVLPWEDFAESVSEAQVLAQPESFDFLHRMGDGYATLRRYAPEFLNVLKLRAAPAAKDVLEAIEALRLMNSSNAKQVPADAPSKFITPRWARLVKTSNGFDRRFYELCALSELKNKLRSGDVWVQGSRQFKNFNEYLVPVEKFTTMQLADELPLAVPTDCDQYLHERLTLLESQLAKANLMALANELPDAIITTATGLKITPLDAVVPDEAQALIDQSAALLPHIKITELLMEVDGWTGFTNHFTHLKSGDVAKDKTLLMTTLLADGINLGLSKMAESCPGTTYTKLAWLQAWHIRDETYNAALANLVNTQFRQPFADHWGDGTTSSSDGQNFRVGSKAQSTGHVNPKYGSEPGRTFYTHISDQYAPFSTKVVNVGVRDSTYVLDGLLYHESDLRIEEHYTDTAGFTDHVFGLMPFVGFRFAPRIRDLGETKLFIPKGDTVYDGLKPMISGERLKIKQIRAHWDEILRLATSIKQGTVTASLMLRKLGSYPRQNGLAVALRELGRIERTLFILDWLQSVELRRRVNAGLNKGEARNALARAVFFNRLGEIRDRSFEQQRYRASGLNLVTAAIVLWNTVYLERATATLRNHGQEVDTLLLQYLSPLGWEHINLTGDYVWRSSAKIGAGKFRPLRPMPGA
- a CDS encoding recombinase family protein yields the protein MLIGYARVSTQDQNLDLQIDALTKAGCTKLFDDKISGSSRERLGLTKALDMLREGDTLVVWKLDRLGRSVKNLVDLVSDLHKQGVQFKSLTDAIDTGTPSGRFFFHVMASLAEMERELTVERTRAGLEVARKLGRTGGRKRKMTDSKIESAKKLLANGVPPCDVAHNLGVSVPTLYRWIPASGTA
- a CDS encoding virulence factor; translated protein: MYAVSFDLTVADAEMNHPKGVSQAYTEIGAILGEHGFRRVQGSLYVTDNEDMANLFLAFQTLRARPWFPKSVRDIRAFRIEQWSDFTAVVKGV
- a CDS encoding DUF5397 domain-containing protein, with the translated sequence MQAVTTAPPIPTGKIKSFGAFGPKYEVGKPLRQLDDGDWMVEVKMVETGESAEYRLTHVYDDPEAR